One Cucumis melo cultivar AY chromosome 8, USDA_Cmelo_AY_1.0, whole genome shotgun sequence genomic window, CCACGAGAGAGGACGAGATTCGTCGGTTTATACAGTTGTTGCAATCAAAGGCAGCGGATGGAAAAGAAGTTGATGTTGGTGGAGAGTTGATGAGGCTGAGCAACAATGTGATATCAAGAATGACATTGGGGAAAAGATGTgctgaagaagaggaagaagctGAGGGAATAAGGAAATTGGTGAAGGATATAGCTGTACTTTCAGGGACTTTCAATGTTTCAGATTATATTTGGTTTTGTAAGAATTTGGATTTGCAAAGGCTTGGGAAAAGGCTTAAGGAAGTTCGTGAGAGGTTTGATGAGTTGATGGAGAGAATGATAAAGGACCATGAAGAGAATTGTAGTGATGGGAAAGTGAAGGATTTGCTTGATATTTTGCTTCTTAAGTTTGGAGATGAAAATACAGAGGTCAAGTTGACCAGAGAGAACATCAAGGCCTTTGTTCTggtaattatatatttatttatctttttacaTTATACTCCTTTTAATTTTCTCTTTGTTTATACTCTAgcttcaaaaattttaaaaaaatatatatattcaaaaatTAAGCAAACTTTTACAATTATAATCTAAGCAAACTTTTACAATTATAAAGATTTGGATATATATTCTACTTAAAGGAGTTTAGCCCATCAAAGTTGCAAGTTAAATAACTCAAATTTAATACTCCACTATTAAAATTTGCAAATATTATGGAGAAAGtttctttctgtttttttttcacatttatCAAAAGAGATTCATCCTACCATTGTAGACCTCAAACACAGACTTTATAACTCAGTTCATTGTTCTAAAAACTTTGTTGTGAGGATTGTTGCTATGATTATCGTTGAAGTTCTCCAAAGTTTAGTATGCATCTGTTAGAGTTGCTCTTCACTTGCATTGATGAGAAACATAATCTCAACTAGTCGGTCCCCAATCAGACAAACAAACTTGAAACTACCACGTCACGTCACGTCCCACTAATGGATTGTTCCtttctaaattttcttttagCTCTTCCTCTAATATGTGTAAATAATGGGAGGTTTTACAGTAACTTCAAACGAACTCAATATTCCAGTAAATACATTTTAACCAAAATTACTTATATATAATGTTGATATTCTCTTTTTCACCCTCAACCAACTTTGTTAGGAAATTGTTGGAAGCGGTGTTTAATAGATTTTGTCTCGTAAAATTAACATCCTTCTtgaaaaagttttaaaatcttttctcAGTAAATCTCCGATTGACCAACAAGATTtacctaaaatattaaaaagaaaaaatcaattgttttggtagttttttgttttaactttttcaaATCTTAAACCAAATCTTTAACtaattcttttttatcttttcaaaattttaaaattaccctatcaaaaattaaaaatataattggtAAGCTAGGTAGATAACCAGTATTTGAAAACACAATCTTGGTTCCGGACAAAATTGTACCGAGAAAACCTAAAAACTTAAATAATCTTGATTAATTAATCTCGAGTAAAGTTGTGCCGAGAAAACTTAAAAAGTTGATAATATGAACGGAGATCAACCAAATCTTTTATCCATAACTACCTCTAGTCAAATTTCCTATTATGGAAATAAGATTTCTATTGTAATCTTGTAAACAGTTATGTAACTCAAATTTGAGAAAtgatttaaaatagaaaattagtTAAACAATAGGATAGTTGTAAatgtaacaattatattcaaaataattaattatatagcaacattttaaaaaaaaaattgtaaatatagcaaaatctgtcaaaatctatcaatgataggagtgtATCAATGAtgggagtctatcactgatagaccatgtagtaaatgttggtATATCACttatagactttgctatatttacaatttttttagaatattactacatacttaataattattctaaaaattgctacctttTGTAATTAACTTAAAAGGACAATCGATTGGGAGAGAATTTGTTATAATCAAATTTGAAAACTGCCGATTTTTTCTCATAAATTTTTTACTTTCACCAATTACATATGTATACTCACACGCATATAAGTGATTACTTAATCCAAAATTTCACAAAtcacatatttttttcttaaatttctaaattatattaattagcATCAATAACAAATTAATCTTAAAGTAAAATTACCCCAAATTGGATGTTACagaaattaactttattttcaaatattcattttttttactaCATTTAATATGGATTTAACCATATTTATCTTCCCTTAATTATAGGaagttcaatttttttcaaagGAAATTATGTGattcctattttattttaaatttgaaatggTCCTAAAGATAGGGAGAtgattattttcttcttctttgtcgTTGATTTTAACATTCAATCCATAATCATCGTTTTTATGCTCGATTAAATTCACCATTTGACTTGACACACACGCACACGCTAAACCGAGAAATTTGCAAATAAACAAGTAGTTCCTTTCAGaacaaaaaaaacaataaaattttttttaacttaataaCAATCCaagattaaaatattaatatcttTAGAAATATGTAGAtgagaaaattaaaattcaaaattttataactttttagACCGTTTAAcatgtatattatttatattatatttatatcgATGACATTTTGTTGCTTACTTGtatattttatattgtttttttttttcacactACATGGATACCAAATTCATGTAAACAGAAAAATATTAATACGACtacaaaaatttaatattacGTGTGAACAACAATCATAAAAGAATGATTTGTGATGGTTAGTTTGAATTATTTTGCAGGACATATTTGCAGCAGGAACCGATACATCAGCCATAACAATAGAATGGGCATTAGCAGAGCTAATAAACCATCCAAACATAATGAAGAAAGCCAGAGAAGAAATTCATAAAGTTGTAGGAAACAACAAAGTGGTTGAAGAATCAGACATTCCCAATCTTCCTTATCTCCAAGCAATAGTAAAAGAGACGTTAAGGCTTCATTCAAGCCCATTGATAGTGAGGGAATCAACTGAGAGTTGCACAATAAACGGTTATGAAATTGCACCAAAAACTCAAGTTTATGTGAATGTTTGGGCCATTGGGAGAGATCCAAAACATTGGGAAAATCCTCTTGAGTTTGAGCCAGAAAGGTTTATGGACAAAGAAGGGAGCGTGATCAGCGGTGATTTGAGAGGGCAAAATTTTCAGTTGTTGCCATTTGGGAGTGGGAGAAGAAGCTGTCCTGGGACAACTCTTGCTTTGTTGATGGTTCAAACAACTTTAGGTTGTATGGTTCAATGCTTTGATTGGAAGGTTAATAGTGGGAAAGTTGATATGGAAGAAGGGCCTGGCCTTACTCTTCCTAGGGCACACCCTTTGGTTTGTATTCCCAAGCCTTGTTTAACTCCGTTTCCACCGCTTTGATTACAGTCATATTATCTTTATATAACATTATAGATTACAATGTAGAGATGTCTAGCTTACCTGTTGAAGTATATCCTATGAGTTGTTGATGTGTTTGTGGTTTTAGCTCAACGAAAATATTCTTGATATAAACCAACCAAACATCAAATTATTAATgagattttatttaaaaattgtgATGTAATTTTAATGTTCTTCAGTTTTATCacttttaataacatttaaGTTGAGTTAATTTAGTCATTTTACAATGCATTCAGGATTTTATTGGGAGACTATATAAGTCTTGCTTTTAGTTGTTTAAGGGAGATTTTGATAATTGATGTTTTTacgattttttttctattaataGAAATTTTCTCACTATTAcaaatttgacatttttttatgTGCAAAAGCACATCAAAAAATATCTACCTTGATGACCTTTGTCCATTAAGTAAGCAAGCATCAAGAAAATTCGTCCATTAAGAATATGGAAAAGCTGATCATCAAGATATCTCCTTTCATTGATGTATTGTGTCCATCAACCATTATCCTTATATTGATGGTTCTTTACCATCAACTAAACTCTTTCTTTGACGTTTTTTATCCGTCAACTATAccaattt contains:
- the LOC103499558 gene encoding cytochrome P450 93A2-like — its product is MADFGSYIILFFIWLVSTLTIRLLFAKNKLNSHLPPSPFALPIIGHLHLLGPLPHKAFHKLSTRYGPLMHLRLGSVPCVVVSSPETAKQVLKTHESSFSNRPHLSAVDYLTYGSADFSFAPYGPFWKFMKKLCMSELLGGRTLDSLRPTREDEIRRFIQLLQSKAADGKEVDVGGELMRLSNNVISRMTLGKRCAEEEEEAEGIRKLVKDIAVLSGTFNVSDYIWFCKNLDLQRLGKRLKEVRERFDELMERMIKDHEENCSDGKVKDLLDILLLKFGDENTEVKLTRENIKAFVLDIFAAGTDTSAITIEWALAELINHPNIMKKAREEIHKVVGNNKVVEESDIPNLPYLQAIVKETLRLHSSPLIVRESTESCTINGYEIAPKTQVYVNVWAIGRDPKHWENPLEFEPERFMDKEGSVISGDLRGQNFQLLPFGSGRRSCPGTTLALLMVQTTLGCMVQCFDWKVNSGKVDMEEGPGLTLPRAHPLVCIPKPCLTPFPPL